A stretch of Oryza brachyantha chromosome 4, ObraRS2, whole genome shotgun sequence DNA encodes these proteins:
- the LOC102703485 gene encoding binding partner of ACD11 1 isoform X1, whose translation MTSRIMSGMGYTVEVTNLSSRASESDLHEFFSFSGAIEHIDLIRSGEYGSTAYVTFKEPYSLETAVLLSGATIVDQPVCIARWGQPNEPYNFWDTPNWYTEEEIEYRNYQTCQFNSTPQEALTIAQDVVKTMLARGYVLSKDALAKARAFDESHQVTATAAAKAAELSKRIGLTDRVSAGVGAIRSVDETYHVSETTKTVATATGRTAAKVVNGIVTSSYFSAGAMMLSDALHKAAQAAADLAAHGRHN comes from the exons ATGACCTCCAGAATCATGAGTGGAATGGGATACACAGTTGAAGTTACAAACCTGTCAAGCAGGGCATCTGAAAGTGATCTTCATGAGTTCTTTTCATTCTCTGGAGCTATTGAGCATATAGATCTTATCAG ATCAGGAGAATATGGTTCCACTGCTTATGTGACATTCAAGGAACCATATTCCTTGGAAACTGCAGTATTGCTCAGC GGGGCTACTATTGTGGATCAGCCGGTTTGCATAGCTCGCTGGGGACAGCCTAATGAACCTTACAATTTCTGGGACACACCAAATTGGTATACAGAGGAGGAAATTGAATACAGG AACTATCAAACATGCCAGTTCAATTCCACTCCACAGGAAGCTTTGACAATCGCTCAGGATGTTGTGAAGACGATGCTAGCAAGGGGATATGTACTCAGCAAGGATGCACTGGCCAAGGCTAGAGCCTTTGATGAGTCCCATCAGGTAACGGCGACCGCAGCAGCCAAGGCTGCAGAACTGAGCAAGAGAATTGGCCTAACCGACAGGGTCAGCGCCGGTGTTGGTGCAATCAGATCAGTGGATGAGACATACCATGTATCCGAGACGACCAAGACCGTCGCAACCGCCACAGGGAGAACAGCAGCTAAGGTTGTGAATGGCATCGTGACTAGCAGCTACTTCTCTGCAGGAGCTATGATGCTGTCTGATGCTCTCCATAAGGCAGCACAGGCAGCAGCTGATTTGGCTGCTCATGGTAGGCATAATTAA
- the LOC102703485 gene encoding binding partner of ACD11 1 isoform X2 — translation MSGMGYTVEVTNLSSRASESDLHEFFSFSGAIEHIDLIRSGEYGSTAYVTFKEPYSLETAVLLSGATIVDQPVCIARWGQPNEPYNFWDTPNWYTEEEIEYRNYQTCQFNSTPQEALTIAQDVVKTMLARGYVLSKDALAKARAFDESHQVTATAAAKAAELSKRIGLTDRVSAGVGAIRSVDETYHVSETTKTVATATGRTAAKVVNGIVTSSYFSAGAMMLSDALHKAAQAAADLAAHGRHN, via the exons ATGAGTGGAATGGGATACACAGTTGAAGTTACAAACCTGTCAAGCAGGGCATCTGAAAGTGATCTTCATGAGTTCTTTTCATTCTCTGGAGCTATTGAGCATATAGATCTTATCAG ATCAGGAGAATATGGTTCCACTGCTTATGTGACATTCAAGGAACCATATTCCTTGGAAACTGCAGTATTGCTCAGC GGGGCTACTATTGTGGATCAGCCGGTTTGCATAGCTCGCTGGGGACAGCCTAATGAACCTTACAATTTCTGGGACACACCAAATTGGTATACAGAGGAGGAAATTGAATACAGG AACTATCAAACATGCCAGTTCAATTCCACTCCACAGGAAGCTTTGACAATCGCTCAGGATGTTGTGAAGACGATGCTAGCAAGGGGATATGTACTCAGCAAGGATGCACTGGCCAAGGCTAGAGCCTTTGATGAGTCCCATCAGGTAACGGCGACCGCAGCAGCCAAGGCTGCAGAACTGAGCAAGAGAATTGGCCTAACCGACAGGGTCAGCGCCGGTGTTGGTGCAATCAGATCAGTGGATGAGACATACCATGTATCCGAGACGACCAAGACCGTCGCAACCGCCACAGGGAGAACAGCAGCTAAGGTTGTGAATGGCATCGTGACTAGCAGCTACTTCTCTGCAGGAGCTATGATGCTGTCTGATGCTCTCCATAAGGCAGCACAGGCAGCAGCTGATTTGGCTGCTCATGGTAGGCATAATTAA
- the LOC102703771 gene encoding transcription factor ILI1: protein MSSSRRSRSRRAGSSPLSSSISEDQITELLSKLQALLPESSQARNGAHRGSAARVLQETCSYIRSLHQEVDNLSETLAQLLASPDVTSDQAAVIRSLLM, encoded by the exons ATGTCGAGCAGCCGGAGGTCTCGCTCACGGCGAGCCGGGAGCtcgccgctgtcgtcgtcgatcTCGGAGGACCAGATCACCGAGCTGCTGTCCAAGCTTCAGGCCCTGCTCCCGGAGTCGTCTCAGGCTCGCAATGGCGCCCACAGG ggctcggcggcgagggtttTGCAGGAGACGTGCAGCTACATCAGGAGCCTGCACCAGGAGGTAGACAACCTCAGCGAGACGCTCGCCCAGCTGCTCGCCTCCCCCGACGTCACCAGCGACCAGGCCGCCGTCATCAGGAGCCTCCTCATGTGA